DNA from Balneolaceae bacterium:
GTCGCTGATCTTTATCTATATCTGGGCGGGTCCTCATCACTTGTTGTATACATCTCTTCCGGGATGGGCTCAGGCGCTGGGAACCGTATTCAGTATCATGCTGATCGCGCCAAGCTGGGGTGGTATGTTAAATGGGTTGTTAACCCTGCGTGGAGCATGGGACCGGGTTCGGGAAGATCCCGTATTGAAATTTTTAGTTGTCGGAGTAACCGCATACGGTATGGTAACGTTTGAGGGGCCGATGCTCTCTCTTGCTAATGTAAATGCCGTTGCACATTATTCCGATTACATTATTGGCCACGTACATAATGGCGCACTGCTTTGGAATGGTGGTCTCACTTTTGCAATGCTCTATTACATCACACCGAAGATTTATAAGACCAAGCTCTACTCAATAAAATTGGCAAACGTTCACTTTTGGTTTGCTACGCTTGGAGCCATCTTTTATGTAATTCCCATGTACTGGGGCGGTATTACACAAAGTTTGATGTGGAAAGAGTTCACTACTGAAGGACTTCTTCAGTATCCTAACTTTCTTGAAACTGTAACCCAGATCATCCCGATGTATGCTCTCCGGGCAGTCGGCGGGACTCTCTTTATTATCGGCGCGGTCATTGGCAGTTACAACATCTTTAAGACCTCACGGCAGGGATCACTTGTGAAGCTGCAAGCGGACGAAGCACAACCTATGATTAATCCTGCAGAGGGACACAATGAATCTTGGCACAGGCGCCTGGAATCTCGTCCCGTGCAATTCTCAGCGATTGTACTGGTGGTTATCCTGATTGGAGGAATTATCGAATATGTGCCAACTACATTGGTTGAATCGAATGTTCCGACTATTGAAAGCGTGAAGCCTTATACACCACTGGAAATTGAGGGACGCGACATCTACATCGCTGAAGGATGTAACAACTGCCACTCTCAGATGATACGCCCCTTCCGTTCTGAAACCGAACGATATGGTGAATATTCAAAAGCGGGAGAGTTTGTGTACGATCACCCATTCCTTTGGGGCTCGAAACGTACCGGTCCCGACCTTCATCGAATCGGCGGTAAATATCCCGATTCATGGCACGTACGGCATATGTACGATCCAACATCCACATCTCCCGGTTCCATTATGCCGGCCTATACCTGGTTATATACTCAGGATATGGATAAAGAAAGTATTCCAAACCGAATTAATGCTTTAAGAACTGTGGGAGTACCCTACGCTGAAGGGTATGAAGATATTGCCATCCGGGATCTTGAAGCTCAAGCTGAACAGATCACACAGGGACTTCGCGAAAATGGGTTCGATGAGATTGATGGAATACAGATCACATCTGATTCGAAAATCATTGCCATAATTGCATATATGCAACGGCTGGGTATCGACATTAAGGGAGAGAACAACCCCTGGGAAGATCTTCCTTCAAGCAATCAGCTTCAGGCGAACTATAAAACACAACAGGAGAAGTAAGCCATGTATAAAAATGTATTACGCGCAATTGAAGATATTGGAATCTATCCAAGTATCTCGCTGATCCTGTTTTTTACCTTTTTTGTAATCATGGTGATTTACCTGATCAAAAAGGGAAAACATTACTGGGATGATGCAGCACAACTTCCCCTGGAAGACGACAAGATGAACTATAATCAATCGGATCAATGAAAGTATTAGACGACGAGAAGGATCTGCTACTCGATCATGAGTACGACGGAATCAAAGAACTTGATAACCACATGCCTGGTTGGTGGCTCTGGCTGTTTTACTTTACCATAGCCTGGGGAGCCGGATACATGGTATATTACTATATGCTGGGTGGCCCATCACAAGAAGAGCTATATGAAATGGAAATGGCAGCGGCCGAAGAACAGTATAATCTGGACGAGGCCGGTGGCGCACCCTCTGAAGAAGCAGCCAACTTTACATGGGCCTATCTCGATGATGAAGAGCGAATTGCCGAAGGAAAGGAGATCTACATGAGCTCTACAAATCTCTGTTTTACCTGCCACGGGAATAACGGAGAGGGGCTCGTAGGCCCTAATCTTACCGATAATCTTTGGATTCATGGTTGTTCACCCCAAGAGATAGCCAATAGTATCTCCCAGGGATTTCCTGACAGAGGAATGCTGCCCTATGGGAACGGCACTCCTCTGCCTAATGAACAAGTGCAAAGTTTAATCAGCTATGTTGCATCTCTCCAGGGAACTGAACCTTCAGGTGCTAAGGCTCCTGAGATGGACCGGGCAGAACCTTGTACTATTGAATAAAAGAAGTTTTAAAACGAAAGTTACTGCAATAAATATTCGTTTATTACTGTTGTAGAGATCTAAATCAAGAGCTACAGATCATGGCATCCATAGAAGAAGACAAAAGAATCAATAAGAAACAGTTCCGTGATCATCTCTCGACTGTAAATGAAGAGGGTAAACGGAACTGGATCTATCCTAAAAAGCCAAGCGGCAGATACTATAAAGCACGTAACTTTGTGGCAGTTCTATTGCTGGCTTTTTTCTTCGCAGGCCCTTTTATCACCATCAACGGGAATCCTCTGTTATTAATTGACATACTGAACCGTAAGTTTATCATATTTGGTGTTGCCTTTTGGCCTCAGGATTTGCATTTGTTGGTTTTTGGCATGCTGGCATTCATTCTTTTTATCGTTGTATTTACGGCTATTTTTGGAAGACTTTTCTGTGGCTGGGCCTGTCCTCAAACCATTTTTATGGAGATGGTTTTCAGGCGGATTGAATATTGGATTGAAGGAGATGCAGCTGCTCAAATCCGGCTCAACAGAAAGCCCTGGAATTTTGAAAAGATCTGGAAAAAGACTACAAAACACGGCGTTTTCTTCGCAATGGCTTTTGTGATTTCGAATCTCTTCCTGGCGTATATCATCGGGAAAGATCAGCTATTTCAGATAATAACAGATCCCCCATCCGAACATCTGGCCGGCCTTTCTGCGATGATTGTATTCAGCGGGGTTTTCTACGGTGTATTTGCCTTTATGAGGGAGCAGGTTTGTCATTTTGTTTGTCCCTATGGACGGATGCAATCCGTGATGCTGGACAATAACTCTATAAATGTAATGTATGATTACAAACGCGGAGAAACACGAGCCAGTGTAAAGGACCGATACAAACTTAAAAACCGTAAAGCCACCCTCGAAGATTTAGGGTTCAGTGCAGATGAATCGTTTGGAGATTGCATTGATTGCTATCAATGCGTAAAAGTTTGCCCGATGGGAATTGACATCAGAAATGGAACCCAGCTCGAATGTGTGCACTGTACTGCCTGTATTGATGCCTGTGATGATGTCATGGAGAAAATCAATAAACCTCGCGGCTTAATTCGCTACTCCTCTGAAAATGCTATACGGGATGAAAAGCAAAAAATTCTGACTCCGCGCGTAGCAGGCTACTCCAGTATTTTGCTGATTCTCTTAATTACATTTGTAACCATGCTCACTCTCCGGCCTGATACGGAGACAACCATTCTCAGGGAACCCGGCACATTATACCAGGAACTTCCTGATAATATGTACAGTAATATTTATAACCTGAAAGTTCTGAATAAAACGTTCGAAGATATCAGTTTTGAACTCAAACTGGAGCATCCTGAAGGTGAGGTCGTCTCGCTTGGAGATGTAGAAAGTGT
Protein-coding regions in this window:
- the ccoN gene encoding cytochrome-c oxidase, cbb3-type subunit I; this encodes MSSLDTFHYDNEIVRKFGIATLLWGMIGFIVGLTIALKLIFPEFLGFIPELSYGRLRPLHTNAVIFAFAGNAIFYGVYYSLPRLCKTPMWNETLSKIHFWGWQAIITSAVLTLPFGFNTSKEYAELEWPIDIAIALIWVAFGVNMIMTIMKRREKHIYVAIWFYIATFVTVAVLHIVNSFEVPATLLKSYPIYAGVQDALVQWWYGHNAVAFFLTTPFLGIMYYFIPKAANRPIFSYRLSIVHFWSLIFIYIWAGPHHLLYTSLPGWAQALGTVFSIMLIAPSWGGMLNGLLTLRGAWDRVREDPVLKFLVVGVTAYGMVTFEGPMLSLANVNAVAHYSDYIIGHVHNGALLWNGGLTFAMLYYITPKIYKTKLYSIKLANVHFWFATLGAIFYVIPMYWGGITQSLMWKEFTTEGLLQYPNFLETVTQIIPMYALRAVGGTLFIIGAVIGSYNIFKTSRQGSLVKLQADEAQPMINPAEGHNESWHRRLESRPVQFSAIVLVVILIGGIIEYVPTTLVESNVPTIESVKPYTPLEIEGRDIYIAEGCNNCHSQMIRPFRSETERYGEYSKAGEFVYDHPFLWGSKRTGPDLHRIGGKYPDSWHVRHMYDPTSTSPGSIMPAYTWLYTQDMDKESIPNRINALRTVGVPYAEGYEDIAIRDLEAQAEQITQGLRENGFDEIDGIQITSDSKIIAIIAYMQRLGIDIKGENNPWEDLPSSNQLQANYKTQQEK
- a CDS encoding cbb3-type cytochrome c oxidase subunit 3; translation: MYKNVLRAIEDIGIYPSISLILFFTFFVIMVIYLIKKGKHYWDDAAQLPLEDDKMNYNQSDQ
- a CDS encoding cbb3-type cytochrome c oxidase N-terminal domain-containing protein; amino-acid sequence: MKVLDDEKDLLLDHEYDGIKELDNHMPGWWLWLFYFTIAWGAGYMVYYYMLGGPSQEELYEMEMAAAEEQYNLDEAGGAPSEEAANFTWAYLDDEERIAEGKEIYMSSTNLCFTCHGNNGEGLVGPNLTDNLWIHGCSPQEIANSISQGFPDRGMLPYGNGTPLPNEQVQSLISYVASLQGTEPSGAKAPEMDRAEPCTIE
- the ccoG gene encoding cytochrome c oxidase accessory protein CcoG, translated to MASIEEDKRINKKQFRDHLSTVNEEGKRNWIYPKKPSGRYYKARNFVAVLLLAFFFAGPFITINGNPLLLIDILNRKFIIFGVAFWPQDLHLLVFGMLAFILFIVVFTAIFGRLFCGWACPQTIFMEMVFRRIEYWIEGDAAAQIRLNRKPWNFEKIWKKTTKHGVFFAMAFVISNLFLAYIIGKDQLFQIITDPPSEHLAGLSAMIVFSGVFYGVFAFMREQVCHFVCPYGRMQSVMLDNNSINVMYDYKRGETRASVKDRYKLKNRKATLEDLGFSADESFGDCIDCYQCVKVCPMGIDIRNGTQLECVHCTACIDACDDVMEKINKPRGLIRYSSENAIRDEKQKILTPRVAGYSSILLILLITFVTMLTLRPDTETTILREPGTLYQELPDNMYSNIYNLKVLNKTFEDISFELKLEHPEGEVVSLGDVESVPAQNSAEGRLLIKLSEQNLSGAQTELTFGVYSNGEKIETITSGFLGPSNNNSSQ